DNA sequence from the Streptomyces sp. CA-210063 genome:
CCGCCTCGACGGCGCCGCGCTCCCCGGCCCGCCGCGGGATCCACACCAGCCGCGCGCCGGTCAGGGACGCGGCCCGCACGGCGGCGGTGAGTCCGCCCGGCACGGCCGCGATCCGCTCCCCGACGACGATCACCGCGCCCTCGGTGCGCAGCGCCTCGGAGGCCTTGATGCCGTCGTCCTCCAGGCCGAACCCGCTCGCGAGGGCGTCCAGCCACTCGGTCTCGGTGCCGGGCGCGGCGGGCAGCAGCGTGCCGCCGGCCTTCTCCAGACCCCGGGTGGCGTGGGTGGCCAGCGAGAACACCTGCTGCTTGTGCTTGCGCCAGGCCTTGCGGAGCCTGAGGAAGACTCCGGGCGCCTCTTCCTCCGCCTCGAACCCGACCAGCAGGACCGCGGGTGCCTTCTCCAGGGAGGCGTACGTGACGCCCGTACCGTCGAGGTCACGGCCGCGTCCGGCGACCCGGGCGGCCAGGAAGTCGGCCTCCTCACCGCTGTGCACGCGCGCGCGGAAGTCGATGTCGTTCGTGTCGAGGGCCACCCGCGCGAACTTGCTGTACGCGTAGGCGTCCTCGACGGTGAGCCGGCCACCGGTCAGGACACCGGCCCGGCCGCGTGCGGCGAGAAGCCCCTGGGCGGCGGCCTCCAGGGCCTCCGGCCAGGACGCGGGCTCCAGAACGCCCTCCGCGTTGCGGACGAGGGGGGTGGTCAGCCGGTCCGGTCGCTGCGCGTACCGGAACGCGAACCGCCCCTTGTCACAGATCCACTCCTCGTTGACCTCGGGGTCGTCGCCGGCGAGGCGCCGCATGACCTTGCCGCGCCGGTGGTCGGTACGGGTCGCGCAGCCGCCGGAGCAGTGCTCGCAGACGGACGGCGAGGAGACGAGGTCGAAGGGGCGGGAGCGGAATCGGTACGCCGCCGAGGTCAGCGCGCCGACCGGGCAGATCTGGATGGTGTTCCCGGAGAAGTACGACTCGAAGGGGTCGCCCTCACCGGTGCCGACCTGCTGGAGCGCGCCCCGCTCGACCAGCTCGATCATCGGGTCGCCGGCGACCTGGTTGGAGAACCGGGTGCAGCGGGCGCACAACACGCACCGCTCACGGTCGAGCAGCACCTGCGTGGAGATCGGCACGGGCTTCTCGTAGGTGCGCTTCCTGCCCTCGAAGCGGGACTCGCTGTGGCCGTGCGACATGGCCTGGTTCTGCAGCGGGCACTCGCCGCCCTTGTCGCAGACCGGGCAGTCCAGAGGGTGGTTGATGAGCAGGAGCTCCATCACACCCTTCTGGGCCTTCTCCGCGACCGGCGAGGTGAGGTGAGTCTTGACGACCATCCCGTCCGTACAGGTGATCGTGCAGGACGCCATGGGCTTGCGCTGGCCCTCGACCTCGACGATGCACTGGCGGCAGGCGCCGGCCGGGTCGAGGAGGGGGTGGTCGCAGAAGCGGGGGATCTCGATGCCGAGCTGTTCGGCGGCCCGGATCACCAGGGTGCCCTTGGGCACGCTGATGTCGACGCCGTCGATCTTCAGCGAGACGAGATCCTCCGGCGGGACCGCCGCCTCCCCGCCTCCGGAGGGAGCGCTGGTGGTCACGGTCATGCGTTCACCTCCGCGTGCTTGTCCTTGTCGGCCCAGGCCGTCGACCTGGCCGGGTCGAACGGGCAGCCACGGCCCGTGATGTGGTCCTCGTACTCCGCGCGGAAGTACTTGAGGGAGGAGAAGATCGGCGAGGCGGCGCCGTCGCCGAGGGCGCAGAAGGACTTGCCGTTGATGTTGTCGGCGATGTCGTTCAGCTTGTCGAGGTCGCTCATGACGCCCTTGCCGGCCTCGATGTCGCGCAGCAACTGCACCAGCCAGTACGTGCCTTCGCGGCAGGGGGTGCACTTGCCGCAGGACTCGTGGGCGTAGAACTCGGTCCAGCGGGTGACGGCCCGTACGACGCAGGTCGTCTCGTCGAAGCACTGGAGTGCTTTCGTGCCGAGCATGGAACCCGCGGCACCCACTCCCTCGTAGTCAAGAGGGACGTCGAGGTGCTCGTCGGTGAACATCGGGGTCGAGGAGCCGCCCGGCGTCCAGAACTTGAGGCGATGCCCGGGGCGCATCCCGCCGCTCATCTCCAGGAGCTGACGGAGTGTGATGCCGAGCGGGGCCTCGTACTGGCCGGGGCTGGCGACATGGCCGCTGAGCGAGTAGAGCGTGAAGCCGGGAGACTTCTCGCTGCCCATCGACCTGAACCATTCCTTGCCCTTGTGCAGGATGGCGGGAACCGACGCGATCGACTCGACGTTGTTCACGACAGTCGGGCACGCATAGAGGCCCTCGACAGCAGGGAAGGGGGGACGAAGCCGCGGTTGACCACGGCGGCCTTCGAGCGAGTCGAGCAGCGCGGTCTCCTCACCGCAGATGTACGCGCCCGCGCCCGCGTGCACGGTGAGCTGGAGGTCGAGTCCGCTGCCCAGGATGTTCTCGCCCAGGAAGCCGGCCTCGTAGGCCTCACGTACGGCCTCGTGCAACCGCCGCAGAACAGGGACGACTTCACCACGCAGATAGATGAAGGCATGCGAAGACCTGATGGCATGGCACGCGATGACGATGCCCTCGATGAGGCTGTGCGGGTTCGCGAAGAGGAGCGGAATGTCCTTGCACGTTCCGGGCTCCGACTCGTCGGCGTTGACAACTAGATAATGTGGTTTTCCATCACCCTGGGGAATGAACTGCCATTTCATTCCTGTCGGGAATCCCGCGCCGCCACGGCCGCGCAACCCGGACTCCTTGACGTACGCGATGACGTCGTCCGGTGACATGGCCAGCGCCTTGCGCAGCCCCTCGTACCCCTCGTGCCTCCGGTAGACGTCCAGCGACCACGACCTGTCCTCGTCCCAGAAGGCCGACAGCACGGGTGCGAGCAGCTTCTCCGGGCTGGTGCCCTTCATCTCGGGTGCCAACGTCATCACTCCCCCTCCTCGGCGGTAGGCCCTGCCGGGTGGGCCGGGTCCGAGGCCGACGTGTCGTGCGGCGCGTCGTGCGAGCTGAGGTGTTCGGCGGGCGACGGCTCGTGCACCTTGTCGTGCGGCTCGTCGTGCGGGCCGCCGTCCCGCGGATGGACCACGCGCGCGGGTGCGGCCTCTCCCCTTGCCAGACGGAGGCCGACCAGCGAGGCGGGTCCCGCACCGCCGCTCGCCTCGACGGCCCCTGGTCGCTCGTCGGGGAAGCCGGCGAGGATCCGCGCGGTGTCCTTGAAGGTGCACAGCGGCGCCCCGCGCGTCGGCTCGACCTCGGCCCCCGCGCGCAGATCGTCGACGAGGCGCTTGGCGCTGTCCACGGTCTGGTTGTCGAAGAACTCCCAGTTGACCATCACGACCGGCGCGAAGTCGCAGGCCGCGTTGCACTCGATGTGCTCCAGGGTGACCTTGCCGTCGCCGGTGGTCTCCCCGTTGCCGACGCCCAGGTGGTCCTGCAGCGCCTCGAAGATCGCGTCGCCGCCCATCACCGCGCAGAGGGTGTTGGTGCAGACGCCCACCTGGTAGTCACCGGATGGCTTGCGCCGGTACATGGTGTAGAAGGTGGCGACGGCGGTGACCTCGGCCGTGGTCAGGCCGAGCACCTCGGCACAGAACCGCATGCCGGTGCGGGTGACATGGCCCTCCTCCGACTGCACGAGATGCAGCAACGGCAGGAGGGCGGAGCGGGAGTCCGGGTAGCGGGCGACGACCTGGGCGGCGTCCCGCTCCAGCCGGGCTCGAACGTCGTCCGGGTAGTCGGGCGCGGGCAGTTGCGGCATGCCCAGGCTGACGCCCTCGGGGGTGGTGGTCACCGGTCGACGCCTCCCATCACGGGGTCGATGGACGCGACGGCGACGATGACGTCGGCGACCTGGCCGCCCTCGCACATCGCCGCCATGGCCTGCAGGTTGGTGAAGGACGGGTCGCGGTAGTGGACCCGGAAGGGGCGGGTGCCTCCGTCGGACACGACGTGCACCCCGAGCTCGCCCTTGGGCGACTCGACCGCCGCGTACGCCTGTCCCGGCGGGACGCGGAAGCCCTCGGTCACCAGCTTGAAGTGGTGGATCAGGGCCTCCATGGAGGTGCCCATGATCTTCTTGATGTGGT
Encoded proteins:
- a CDS encoding NADH-quinone oxidoreductase subunit G, giving the protein MTVTTSAPSGGGEAAVPPEDLVSLKIDGVDISVPKGTLVIRAAEQLGIEIPRFCDHPLLDPAGACRQCIVEVEGQRKPMASCTITCTDGMVVKTHLTSPVAEKAQKGVMELLLINHPLDCPVCDKGGECPLQNQAMSHGHSESRFEGRKRTYEKPVPISTQVLLDRERCVLCARCTRFSNQVAGDPMIELVERGALQQVGTGEGDPFESYFSGNTIQICPVGALTSAAYRFRSRPFDLVSSPSVCEHCSGGCATRTDHRRGKVMRRLAGDDPEVNEEWICDKGRFAFRYAQRPDRLTTPLVRNAEGVLEPASWPEALEAAAQGLLAARGRAGVLTGGRLTVEDAYAYSKFARVALDTNDIDFRARVHSGEEADFLAARVAGRGRDLDGTGVTYASLEKAPAVLLVGFEAEEEAPGVFLRLRKAWRKHKQQVFSLATHATRGLEKAGGTLLPAAPGTETEWLDALASGFGLEDDGIKASEALRTEGAVIVVGERIAAVPGGLTAAVRAASLTGARLVWIPRRAGERGAVEAGALPSALPGGRPATDPRARAEVAAAWGVAQLPPRYGRDTGQIVEAAATGELGALVVAGVEVADLPAPSRAREALSAVGFLVSLELRPSEVTERADVVLPVAAVAEKAGTFVNWEGRVRMFEAALKPDQMTRRVAPTDGRVLQMLADAMDVHLGLPDLRTTRAELDRLGAWDGPKASEPGEVAAGLPRPAAGEAVLAGHRLLLDQGRLQDGDEALAGTRHAAHARVSAATAAEAGVKNGDVLAVTGPAGVVELPLRITEMPDRVVWLPLNSTGSGVASDTGALPGALVRIGPATLAAEAPEEVEA
- the nuoF gene encoding NADH-quinone oxidoreductase subunit NuoF, encoding MMTLAPEMKGTSPEKLLAPVLSAFWDEDRSWSLDVYRRHEGYEGLRKALAMSPDDVIAYVKESGLRGRGGAGFPTGMKWQFIPQGDGKPHYLVVNADESEPGTCKDIPLLFANPHSLIEGIVIACHAIRSSHAFIYLRGEVVPVLRRLHEAVREAYEAGFLGENILGSGLDLQLTVHAGAGAYICGEETALLDSLEGRRGQPRLRPPFPAVEGLYACPTVVNNVESIASVPAILHKGKEWFRSMGSEKSPGFTLYSLSGHVASPGQYEAPLGITLRQLLEMSGGMRPGHRLKFWTPGGSSTPMFTDEHLDVPLDYEGVGAAGSMLGTKALQCFDETTCVVRAVTRWTEFYAHESCGKCTPCREGTYWLVQLLRDIEAGKGVMSDLDKLNDIADNINGKSFCALGDGAASPIFSSLKYFRAEYEDHITGRGCPFDPARSTAWADKDKHAEVNA
- the nuoE gene encoding NADH-quinone oxidoreductase subunit NuoE — its product is MPQLPAPDYPDDVRARLERDAAQVVARYPDSRSALLPLLHLVQSEEGHVTRTGMRFCAEVLGLTTAEVTAVATFYTMYRRKPSGDYQVGVCTNTLCAVMGGDAIFEALQDHLGVGNGETTGDGKVTLEHIECNAACDFAPVVMVNWEFFDNQTVDSAKRLVDDLRAGAEVEPTRGAPLCTFKDTARILAGFPDERPGAVEASGGAGPASLVGLRLARGEAAPARVVHPRDGGPHDEPHDKVHEPSPAEHLSSHDAPHDTSASDPAHPAGPTAEEGE